A part of Pantoea vagans genomic DNA contains:
- a CDS encoding M16 family metallopeptidase, with product MQGTRIRLLVGGLVLAGSFGLQAETLQPDPAWQEGKLDNGFNWQLLATPQRPSDRIELRLVVNTGSLVESAQQTGFSHLLSRLAMVHNTALDTQQQRALWQQAMDPQHPLPPVIASYDSTQYNLSLPNNRPELLKEALNWLAATAGNMAITEEVVNTALAASDPVATWPKDPQDVWWRYRLKGSALLAHDPAAQPRAPVDLTQLSDFYHQWYTPDAMTLYVVGNVDSRNLSEQINKTFSALTGKRETPAPLPTLSPLPHEPVNLVSSNMTQDRLSLVWDTPWQPIRDSQNLQRYWQGDLAREALFWHVQRALSDSKAQGIQVGFDCRVLYQRAQCSINLDGRNENLAQNMNLVARELANVRDKGLPQEEFDALMAQKLLELNKLFTTYARTDTDVLMSQRLRSQQNAVVDIAPEQYQKLRQTFLAGLTREQLNQELRQQLTQELMMVLIQPEGEAETNVKSLQNSWDKVMSPSAAPATSNEASPPDSNVKDVPPAA from the coding sequence ATGCAGGGCACCAGAATTCGGCTTTTGGTTGGTGGATTAGTGCTGGCAGGCAGCTTTGGTCTCCAGGCAGAAACGCTGCAACCGGATCCGGCCTGGCAGGAAGGCAAGCTGGATAATGGATTTAACTGGCAGTTACTGGCCACACCGCAGCGCCCCAGTGACCGCATTGAACTGCGTCTGGTGGTGAACACCGGTTCGCTGGTGGAAAGTGCGCAACAGACCGGCTTCAGCCATCTGCTGTCGCGTCTGGCGATGGTGCATAACACGGCGCTCGATACGCAGCAGCAGCGCGCGCTATGGCAACAGGCGATGGATCCTCAGCATCCGCTGCCGCCCGTCATCGCCTCCTATGATTCCACCCAATATAATCTGAGTCTGCCGAATAACCGCCCTGAGCTGCTGAAAGAAGCGCTGAACTGGCTGGCGGCCACGGCAGGCAATATGGCGATCACTGAAGAGGTGGTTAACACCGCGCTGGCCGCTTCCGATCCGGTGGCGACCTGGCCGAAAGATCCGCAGGATGTCTGGTGGCGTTACCGCCTGAAAGGCTCCGCGCTGCTGGCGCACGATCCCGCCGCGCAGCCGCGTGCGCCGGTCGATTTAACTCAGCTCAGCGATTTTTATCATCAGTGGTATACCCCGGATGCGATGACGCTCTACGTGGTAGGCAACGTCGACAGCCGTAACCTCTCTGAACAGATCAACAAAACCTTCTCGGCGTTAACCGGCAAACGTGAAACCCCTGCGCCACTGCCCACCCTGTCGCCGTTGCCGCATGAGCCGGTCAACCTGGTCAGCAGCAACATGACCCAGGATCGCCTCTCACTGGTGTGGGATACGCCGTGGCAGCCGATTCGTGACTCTCAGAATCTGCAGCGTTACTGGCAGGGCGATCTGGCTCGTGAAGCGCTGTTCTGGCATGTCCAGCGTGCGCTGAGTGACAGTAAGGCGCAGGGCATCCAGGTCGGATTTGACTGCCGCGTGCTCTATCAGCGTGCGCAGTGCTCGATCAACCTGGATGGGCGCAATGAAAATCTGGCGCAGAATATGAATCTGGTGGCGCGTGAGCTGGCAAACGTGCGTGATAAAGGTTTACCGCAGGAGGAGTTTGATGCGCTGATGGCGCAGAAGCTGCTGGAGCTGAACAAGCTGTTTACCACGTATGCCCGCACCGACACCGATGTGCTGATGAGTCAGCGCCTGCGCTCGCAGCAGAACGCCGTGGTCGATATCGCACCTGAGCAGTATCAGAAGCTGCGTCAGACTTTCCTGGCCGGCCTGACCCGTGAACAGCTGAACCAGGAGCTGCGCCAGCAGCTGACGCAGGAACTGATGATGGTTCTGATTCAGCCGGAAGGCGAAGCAGAAACCAACGTGAAGAGCCTGCAAAATAGCTGGGACAAAGTGATGTCCCCATCAGCAGCACCGGCGACCAGCAATGAAGCCAGTCCACCGGATAGCAACGTCAAAGACGTTCCGCCCGCCGCGTAA
- a CDS encoding dicarboxylate/amino acid:cation symporter — translation MKTSLFKSLYFQVLMAIGIGVLLGHFYPELGTQMKPLGDGFVKLIKMIIAPVIFCTVVTGIAGMESMKAVGRTGAVALLYFEIVSTIALIIGLIVVNVVQPGAGMNVDPATLDAKAVAMYAQQAEQQGIVPFLLDIIPNSVIGAFASGNILQVLLFAILFGFALHRLGNTGTLIFNVIENFSKVIFGIINMIMRLAPIGAFGAMAFTIGKYGVGSLVQLGQLIICFYITCVLFVVIVLGLIARLFAGFSIFKFIAYIKEELLIVLGTSSSESALPRMLDKMEKLGCKKSVVGLVIPTGYSFNLDGTSIYLTMAAVFIAQATNAHMDIFHQITLLVVLLLSSKGAAGVTGSGFIVLAATLSAVGHLPVAGLALILGIDRFMSEARALTNLIGNGVATVVVAKWVDQLDHKQLTDTLAGRNKENKASESSI, via the coding sequence ATGAAAACCTCACTTTTTAAAAGCCTTTACTTCCAGGTGCTGATGGCGATTGGCATCGGCGTTTTGTTAGGCCATTTTTACCCGGAGTTAGGGACTCAGATGAAGCCGCTGGGAGATGGCTTTGTTAAATTAATCAAGATGATTATCGCCCCGGTGATTTTCTGTACCGTGGTGACCGGCATCGCTGGCATGGAAAGCATGAAAGCGGTAGGGCGGACCGGCGCAGTAGCCCTGCTCTATTTTGAAATTGTCAGCACCATCGCGCTGATTATCGGCCTGATCGTGGTGAACGTCGTGCAGCCAGGTGCGGGGATGAACGTTGATCCTGCCACGCTGGACGCTAAAGCCGTGGCGATGTACGCCCAGCAGGCAGAACAGCAGGGCATCGTTCCCTTCCTGCTGGATATTATTCCTAACAGCGTGATTGGCGCCTTTGCCAGCGGCAACATTCTGCAGGTATTGCTGTTCGCCATTCTGTTTGGTTTTGCCCTGCATCGCCTGGGTAATACCGGCACGCTGATTTTCAACGTGATTGAAAATTTCTCAAAAGTGATTTTCGGCATTATTAACATGATCATGCGTCTGGCACCGATAGGGGCATTTGGCGCAATGGCGTTCACTATCGGTAAATATGGCGTGGGATCACTGGTGCAGCTCGGCCAGCTGATTATCTGCTTCTACATCACCTGCGTGCTGTTTGTGGTGATCGTGCTGGGGCTGATTGCGCGTCTGTTTGCCGGATTCAGCATCTTTAAGTTCATTGCCTATATCAAAGAAGAGCTGCTGATTGTGCTGGGGACTTCCTCTTCCGAGTCTGCGCTGCCGCGTATGCTGGATAAGATGGAGAAACTGGGCTGTAAAAAATCAGTGGTCGGGCTGGTGATCCCCACCGGTTACTCCTTTAACCTCGACGGCACCTCGATTTACCTGACCATGGCGGCGGTGTTTATCGCTCAGGCGACCAATGCGCACATGGATATCTTCCATCAGATTACGCTGCTGGTGGTGCTGCTGCTCTCCTCGAAAGGCGCAGCGGGGGTAACCGGAAGCGGATTTATCGTACTGGCGGCGACGCTCTCTGCGGTAGGACATCTGCCGGTGGCGGGTCTGGCGCTGATACTCGGTATTGACCGCTTTATGTCCGAAGCCCGTGCGCTGACTAACCTGATCGGTAACGGTGTGGCGACCGTGGTGGTCGCGAAGTGGGTCGATCAGCTGGATCATAAACAGCTGACCGACACGCTGGCAGGCCGTAATAAGGAGAATAAAGCGTCTGAATCTTCAATTTAA
- the hmsP gene encoding biofilm formation regulator HmsP, translating into MRVSRSLTIKQMATVSLVAVITISIFIVIQLFHFVQQRRIDYAQQMENIAHTVRQPLSEAVLRADISQAERILHSLKPAGILSRADVVLPNAFQALHADFETEKPVPLLVARLFELPVQITLPLYSVENTGMPKPLAYLVLQANSTRVYQFILSTLSTMIITYLLLALILSVAISWCINRLVVHPLRNLSRELQELPPQSILTHKLTLPQSHRDDEIGMLIRSYNRNQQVLESIHDEMSRLTTHFAVTDLPNRTLFLALVEQFMCNPEQPLGLMVIRIETLQEANGVLSDEQRDTLMLTLVEKIRHTLDDHTLLAQTGVSDFVLLMKRASNPFRALRLARNLMIRLNQPVNLHQLQLRPNVSIGLALRDDRPLSANELLDRATSAMMSARHQGKNQILFFDAALTERAQKRLTQEHDILQGLHDEQFALYLQPQVDMRTGRLTGAEALLRMRQPDGSYGLTEEFIASAEEIGVISAIGRWVFEEACRILAGWQRQGIMLPLSVNISAVQLRDTGVVSHLQSLLARHRIAPGTLVLEVTETAQLDDAEQAISMLRLLQQTGVAVALDDFGMGYSNLNYLHQLKALPVNKLKMDRSFVAALPHDDTMVRIVAAIAEIIHLEVIAEGVETAEQRDWLLARGIAIGQGYLYAEALPVSRFNETWIENSSLPQ; encoded by the coding sequence TTGCGCGTAAGCCGGTCACTTACGATAAAGCAGATGGCGACAGTTTCGCTGGTTGCGGTTATCACCATCAGTATCTTTATCGTCATCCAACTGTTTCATTTTGTGCAGCAGCGCAGGATTGACTACGCCCAGCAGATGGAGAATATCGCACACACCGTCCGCCAGCCGCTGTCGGAAGCGGTGCTGCGTGCCGATATTTCTCAGGCCGAACGCATTCTTCATTCACTGAAGCCAGCCGGTATTTTATCGCGCGCCGATGTAGTGCTGCCGAATGCGTTCCAGGCCCTGCACGCCGACTTTGAGACGGAAAAACCGGTGCCGCTTCTGGTGGCCCGCCTGTTTGAGCTGCCGGTGCAGATTACCCTGCCGCTCTATTCGGTGGAAAATACCGGGATGCCGAAGCCGCTGGCCTATCTGGTGTTGCAGGCTAACTCGACGCGCGTCTACCAGTTTATCCTCAGCACGCTCTCGACCATGATCATCACCTATCTGCTGCTGGCGCTGATCCTCTCCGTGGCGATCAGCTGGTGCATCAACCGGCTGGTGGTGCATCCGCTGCGCAATCTCTCACGGGAGCTGCAGGAGCTGCCACCGCAGTCGATTCTGACGCATAAACTGACCCTGCCGCAGAGCCACCGCGATGACGAAATCGGCATGCTGATTCGCAGCTACAACCGCAATCAGCAGGTGCTGGAGTCTATTCATGACGAGATGAGTCGGCTGACCACCCATTTTGCCGTCACCGATCTGCCTAACCGTACGCTGTTTCTGGCGCTGGTCGAGCAGTTCATGTGCAACCCTGAACAGCCTCTGGGTCTGATGGTGATCCGCATTGAAACGTTGCAGGAAGCTAACGGCGTACTGAGCGATGAGCAGCGCGATACGCTGATGCTGACGCTGGTGGAGAAGATCCGGCATACGCTGGATGACCATACCCTGCTGGCACAGACCGGTGTCAGCGACTTCGTGCTGTTAATGAAGCGCGCCAGCAATCCGTTCCGTGCGCTGCGCCTGGCGCGCAACCTGATGATTCGCCTGAATCAGCCGGTCAACCTGCATCAGCTGCAGCTGCGTCCTAACGTCAGTATCGGTCTGGCGCTGCGCGACGATCGGCCGCTGAGCGCGAATGAGCTGCTTGACCGTGCAACCTCGGCGATGATGTCGGCCCGTCATCAGGGCAAAAATCAGATTCTGTTCTTTGACGCTGCCCTGACCGAGCGCGCGCAGAAACGCCTGACGCAGGAGCATGACATTCTGCAGGGGCTGCACGATGAGCAGTTCGCCCTCTACCTGCAACCTCAGGTGGATATGCGCACCGGCAGGTTAACCGGCGCAGAAGCGCTGCTGCGTATGCGCCAGCCAGATGGCAGTTACGGTCTGACCGAAGAGTTTATTGCCAGTGCCGAAGAGATTGGCGTGATTAGCGCGATTGGCCGCTGGGTGTTTGAAGAGGCGTGCCGCATTCTGGCTGGCTGGCAGCGACAGGGCATTATGCTGCCGCTGAGTGTGAATATTTCCGCGGTGCAACTGCGGGATACCGGCGTAGTTTCTCATCTGCAATCTTTGCTGGCGCGCCACCGCATCGCACCTGGTACCCTGGTGCTGGAAGTGACAGAGACGGCTCAGCTTGACGATGCGGAACAGGCGATATCGATGCTGCGACTGTTGCAGCAGACCGGCGTGGCGGTGGCGCTGGATGATTTCGGCATGGGCTATTCCAACCTGAACTATCTCCATCAGCTCAAAGCGTTGCCGGTTAACAAACTGAAGATGGATCGCAGCTTTGTGGCGGCACTGCCGCATGACGACACCATGGTCCGCATCGTGGCGGCCATCGCCGAGATTATCCATCTTGAGGTGATTGCTGAAGGCGTGGAAACGGCGGAGCAGCGCGACTGGCTGCTGGCGCGCGGTATCGCTATCGGTCAGGGCTATCTCTATGCGGAAGCGTTGCCGGTGAGCCGATTCAACGAGACGTGGATCGAAAACTCTTCACTGCCGCAATAA
- the bcsC gene encoding cellulose synthase complex outer membrane protein BcsC: MNNAQLLRTGMLLGALSALPGMAVAADGSEVSPVDWLLTQVRTGESTNKYDLVQQSLYRLEKIDPDNPQVLAARLRLALHQGDIASAQLLLDQLKKVAPDSAETRESAVGLALTSSDGRQQLQQARLLATSGRLTEAKSAYDALFNGVFPDPNTALEYWRLLARLPGQEGVAYQQLQALEQRYPGNIGVELQIARMAFNQQQPEKAIAQLKKLANSNGGRAAAADLWLQQITSQPISDSSVAQLKAYLAVFTEGDAYQQGAEALAKQQTTLADPAYRERMRALALVDAGDVNNAMTTLNRTLKANPEDAELMGAMGQTQARAGHRDAAILWLERAIKAGQQSTLIGKWQSLLQSNRYWLAIEQGDKALAQHDIDAAEKHYLAAQTYDSSDSYALIGLGDVAMARKETAAAEQFWQRARRLDGTNITAVRRLAGLYQTVSPAREMEFINTLPAAQQRALADTIRTLRSDSLRAEADALAQQARWSQAAEKYRQARELSPDDVWLSYRLAGALRNSGVGQQADAVMRALPQQHPQDATALYATALWFSGNDNNSEAMATLHRLPDAQWSSDMRELADRLKQDQIFAQAEALRATGQEQAAVTLLEQQPVSTRRDLMLADWALERGEAQQALAEYQQVLSRLPDNGDAALGRIEALVSLQRNSEARQALAQLPPVQASVNADRRVALAWQAVGETTRAAAQFTDLKQRAAALPPSQDKALVFRDAARLEGAQQQPEQALADYRQAMTASGIDSNGNISRATRNDPQDDWLKRSLRSDTADLYRQQQTTLTVQQDYSRNSGTGGISDFTAHTTMLQAEHPFADGRGFFRLDRVDVSAGTFTTQNGNINALFGSCDDANSGGCSRQTRQRDEGTALAAGWHNATWSADLGTTPLGFEVTNWTGGLSWKTDVKQLGVTLTASRRPIASSLLSYAGTRDPAANGGKSWGGVVATGGSIGLSYDQGGAHGVWGDISAHQITGKNVADNSRERLMGGYYYKLINSDNRRATVGLNSMLWHYQKDLSDYTFGQGGYYSPQQYLSFSVPVTWRQRTENWSFDLGGSVSWSHSKTSAQQRYPVNPGYTLASNPSSASSSGGGTGYTLQAVIERRLTSSWFIGAGVDIQQAKDYTPSHGLLYVRYAAGGWEGDLDMPPQPLIPYADFK, encoded by the coding sequence ATGAATAACGCTCAGTTATTGCGGACAGGCATGCTGCTCGGCGCACTGAGTGCGCTGCCGGGCATGGCCGTCGCCGCTGACGGATCGGAAGTCTCGCCGGTCGACTGGCTGCTGACCCAGGTCCGTACCGGCGAGTCGACCAACAAATACGATCTGGTACAGCAGTCGCTCTATCGGCTGGAGAAAATCGATCCCGATAATCCCCAGGTGCTGGCGGCACGTCTGCGGCTGGCACTGCACCAGGGCGATATCGCCAGCGCGCAGTTGCTGCTGGATCAACTGAAAAAGGTTGCACCTGATTCGGCAGAGACGCGCGAATCAGCTGTCGGCCTGGCGCTGACCTCATCCGATGGACGGCAGCAACTGCAGCAGGCGCGTCTGCTTGCCACCTCGGGGCGACTGACCGAGGCGAAAAGCGCTTATGACGCGCTGTTTAACGGCGTCTTCCCCGATCCCAATACTGCCCTGGAGTACTGGCGGCTGCTGGCGCGCCTTCCCGGCCAGGAGGGGGTGGCTTATCAGCAGCTTCAGGCACTGGAACAGCGCTATCCGGGCAATATCGGGGTTGAGCTACAAATTGCACGCATGGCGTTTAATCAGCAGCAGCCAGAAAAGGCGATAGCGCAGCTGAAAAAGCTGGCAAACAGCAACGGCGGGCGTGCCGCTGCCGCCGACCTCTGGCTGCAGCAGATCACCAGTCAGCCGATCAGCGACAGCAGCGTGGCGCAGCTTAAAGCCTATCTGGCCGTCTTCACTGAGGGCGATGCGTACCAGCAGGGCGCAGAGGCGCTCGCGAAGCAGCAGACGACGCTGGCCGATCCCGCTTATCGGGAAAGGATGCGGGCGCTGGCGCTGGTCGACGCAGGCGATGTGAATAACGCGATGACGACCCTTAACCGGACGCTGAAAGCGAATCCCGAAGATGCTGAATTAATGGGCGCGATGGGACAGACCCAGGCCCGCGCCGGCCATCGTGATGCCGCCATTCTCTGGCTGGAACGCGCCATCAAAGCGGGTCAGCAGAGCACGCTGATCGGCAAATGGCAGTCGCTGTTGCAGAGCAATCGCTACTGGCTGGCGATTGAGCAGGGCGATAAAGCGCTGGCACAGCACGATATTGATGCTGCCGAAAAGCACTATCTCGCGGCGCAAACGTATGACAGCAGCGACAGTTATGCCCTGATTGGCCTGGGCGATGTGGCGATGGCCCGCAAAGAGACGGCGGCGGCTGAACAGTTCTGGCAGCGCGCGCGACGGCTGGATGGCACGAATATCACCGCGGTACGTCGGCTGGCGGGGCTGTATCAGACGGTGTCGCCCGCCCGCGAGATGGAATTCATCAATACCTTACCTGCTGCACAGCAGCGCGCACTGGCCGACACGATCCGGACGCTGCGCAGCGACAGCCTGCGTGCGGAAGCGGATGCCCTGGCGCAGCAGGCACGCTGGTCGCAGGCCGCAGAGAAATATCGTCAGGCGCGCGAGCTGTCACCGGATGACGTCTGGCTCAGTTACCGGCTGGCGGGTGCACTGCGTAACAGCGGAGTCGGACAGCAGGCGGATGCGGTAATGCGCGCACTGCCGCAGCAGCATCCTCAGGACGCCACCGCGCTTTATGCGACCGCACTCTGGTTCTCAGGCAACGATAACAACAGCGAGGCGATGGCCACGCTGCATCGGCTGCCCGACGCGCAGTGGAGCAGCGATATGCGCGAACTGGCTGACCGCCTGAAGCAGGATCAGATCTTTGCCCAGGCTGAGGCGCTGCGCGCCACCGGGCAGGAGCAGGCAGCGGTGACGCTGCTTGAGCAGCAGCCGGTTTCTACCCGGCGCGACCTGATGCTGGCCGACTGGGCGCTGGAGCGCGGTGAAGCGCAGCAGGCGCTGGCGGAATATCAGCAGGTGCTGTCGCGCCTGCCGGATAACGGCGATGCGGCGCTGGGACGAATCGAAGCGCTGGTTTCCCTGCAGCGCAACAGCGAAGCCCGACAGGCCCTGGCGCAACTGCCGCCCGTACAGGCGAGTGTCAATGCGGATCGCCGTGTTGCGCTGGCGTGGCAGGCGGTGGGTGAAACCACGCGGGCTGCTGCGCAGTTTACCGATCTGAAACAGCGCGCCGCCGCGCTGCCGCCTTCGCAGGATAAGGCGCTGGTGTTTCGTGATGCGGCACGGCTGGAGGGCGCACAGCAGCAGCCTGAACAGGCGCTGGCAGACTATCGTCAGGCGATGACGGCCAGCGGTATCGATAGCAATGGCAATATCAGCCGCGCAACCCGCAACGATCCCCAGGATGACTGGCTGAAGCGCAGCCTGCGCAGCGACACGGCCGATCTCTACCGTCAGCAGCAGACCACGCTGACGGTGCAGCAGGACTATTCACGCAACAGCGGCACCGGCGGCATCTCTGATTTTACGGCGCACACCACCATGCTGCAGGCGGAACATCCGTTTGCCGATGGCCGGGGCTTTTTCCGTCTTGATCGGGTGGATGTCTCCGCAGGCACCTTTACCACCCAAAACGGCAACATCAACGCTCTGTTTGGCAGCTGTGACGATGCGAATTCCGGCGGCTGCAGTCGTCAGACCCGCCAGCGCGATGAGGGTACGGCGCTGGCCGCTGGCTGGCATAACGCAACCTGGTCAGCCGATCTCGGTACCACGCCGCTGGGTTTTGAAGTCACGAACTGGACCGGCGGGCTGAGCTGGAAAACCGATGTGAAACAGCTCGGCGTCACACTTACCGCCTCACGCAGGCCGATAGCCAGTTCGCTACTCTCCTATGCCGGGACGCGCGATCCCGCCGCCAATGGCGGCAAAAGCTGGGGTGGCGTGGTGGCCACGGGCGGCAGCATCGGGCTGAGTTACGATCAGGGCGGGGCGCATGGCGTCTGGGGCGACATCAGTGCGCATCAGATCACCGGTAAGAATGTTGCGGATAACAGCCGCGAACGGCTGATGGGCGGCTACTACTACAAGCTCATCAACAGCGACAACCGCCGTGCGACCGTCGGGCTGAACAGCATGCTCTGGCACTATCAGAAGGATCTCAGCGATTACACCTTCGGCCAGGGCGGTTACTATAGTCCGCAGCAGTATCTCTCTTTTTCCGTGCCGGTGACCTGGCGGCAGCGGACAGAGAACTGGTCGTTTGACCTGGGCGGCTCCGTCTCCTGGTCCCATTCGAAAACCAGTGCGCAGCAGCGCTATCCGGTTAATCCGGGTTATACCCTGGCCAGTAATCCGTCTTCTGCCAGCAGTTCCGGCGGCGGTACGGGCTATACGCTGCAGGCAGTGATTGAGCGACGGCTGACGTCAAGCTGGTTTATTGGTGCGGGTGTCGATATTCAGCAGGCGAAGGATTACACCCCGAGTCATGGTCTGCTCTATGTGCGCTATGCTGCCGGCGGCTGGGAAGGCGATCTCGATATGCCGCCACAGCCGCTGATCCCTTACGCAGATTTTAAATAA